The genomic window AATTGCTATAACTACCGAATATTCACCTCTTGCAGGTAATTTACTCCCTGAAGATATTCAATCTTAGTAGCTGAGTTTTTAGAGACAAATGAATTTGTTCTTTTTGCAAAAGCTACCTTTTGATAGTCAGCCAGTAGGCGTTGCTTTTGAGTATACTCATTCAGTTTTACTTGAGCTTGAGCATAAACTAGAGTATCGTTGGGAATATTTTGGAGAAATTTTAGAGCTAGATCAAAATCACCAATAGATGCTTTTTTATAAGCGTTCTGCAAAAAGTATGCTGCTCTAATCTGCCGCTTTTTATTGTACTCAGCCAGCTTTTCTTGAACTAAAGCACCCGCACGACTTTCTTGAGGAATTTGACGCAGATATTGTAATGCAGTAGAAAAATCTTTGATCTTGGCACTTTCGTAAGCTTTTGCTAATAAATCTTGCGTCTGTGCTTCAATGTTGATGGATGCTTGCTGAACTAGTTTATCTGTTTTAGATTGCCAATATAAAATATTTGGAATTTTAGCAACAGCATGAAGAACATCTGACCATCTGCTCTCATGAAAAGCTGTTTGAGCTATTTGGTATTGCTGTGCAGCTACTTGCCATTGTTGTTGCCATTCTTCAATTGTGGCTTGGGCTTCTGGATAAACATTGCTGTGCGAAGGAATTGATTTAACAAGTGTGATCGCCTCTTGCAAATCTCCTGCTTGATATTCTTTTGTGGCTTGAGATAAAGTTTCTGTTTCTGAGTATGCAGGTGCATTATTAATTAAAGAATATACACCAAATCCCATCACCAAAGAATTAGCCGCCAGTCCGACTTTCATTCCTGTTAATAACGGGGATAATTTCCCAGATGTAAGATTTTGAGAATTATTATCTTCAATCGCTGCCTCTAGGGGAAATTGATCATCTACTTCTAATATTTCTGGTGGCTGATCCCATGTTATTTGTTTGAGTACCCGCAGTACTTCACCCGCAGACTGGAAGCGGTTTTGAGAATCGTAGCGGATCATTTGGCTGAGAACAGCGGCTAGATAATCGTTAACTGGCGTGTTTTGAGAACGC from Nostoc sp. UHCC 0926 includes these protein-coding regions:
- a CDS encoding serine/threonine-protein kinase, with amino-acid sequence MTNHIIGKLLQGRYQIVQSLSAGVFGQTYIAVDVDYPQNPKCVVKQIKVSSSESGYLEMLRLLFLTETQTLKLLGSHHQIPEFIACFEENERFYLVQEWIEGHALTAELPIEQQWGCLWSEREVVEFLIDVLGILEFVHSQGVIHCDIKPENLIRRTSDSKLVLIDFGSIQSVDFGIGTELPIYRIPVTSLGYIPPEQFIGQTQPNSDIYALGMIAIQALTGLEPLQLKADPYTNEIFWRSQNTPVNDYLAAVLSQMIRYDSQNRFQSAGEVLRVLKQITWDQPPEILEVDDQFPLEAAIEDNNSQNLTSGKLSPLLTGMKVGLAANSLVMGFGVYSLINNAPAYSETETLSQATKEYQAGDLQEAITLVKSIPSHSNVYPEAQATIEEWQQQWQVAAQQYQIAQTAFHESRWSDVLHAVAKIPNILYWQSKTDKLVQQASINIEAQTQDLLAKAYESAKIKDFSTALQYLRQIPQESRAGALVQEKLAEYNKKRQIRAAYFLQNAYKKASIGDFDLALKFLQNIPNDTLVYAQAQVKLNEYTQKQRLLADYQKVAFAKRTNSFVSKNSATKIEYLQGVNYLQEVNIR